The genomic region CTAACCTAGCTCTAGCAATGAGACTGAATGTGTTCATATATGCATGTTAATACATATATACAACCCCGAATAAAGCATACATAGTGAAATAGAACATGTCACATTAAATGTAGCCGAGTGTTCCGCTTAGAATATTCTGTATATACTGTCTCAGTTATAACAGAGCTGTATTGGTTCCGTCGGCTCTGCCATGTCAACAAATGGAACGCACCCTCTGTGCACTGCGTTTGTCCTGCAGAGACGAGAATAAGATGGAGCTGTGCGGGGATAGTTGGCGAACAGTGCGGGGTTTAGAGGGCTGACATGCAGACTGTAACAGATTAATGCAGCTTTGAGTTTTTAACCCTTCTCATCTGCGTCACCAGCaacgcagtgtgtgtgtgtgtgtgtgtgtgtgtgtgtgtgtgtgtgtgtgtgtgtgtgtgtgtgtgtgtgtgtgtgtgtgtgtgtgtgtgtgtgcgtgcgtgcgtgcgtgcgtgcgtgcgtgcgtacgGTAACGGAGGGTACTGTATGTTCTCACAGTGTGTGTATACATAAGTGTTAAAATGATCATCAGCTTAtgaaacattaataaaagagGGTCGTTTCCTGACTatcaaacatgtgtgtgtgtttctgatgtTGTGTTTCTAATGGTGTGTTGTTCTGatggtgtgtgtttctgacggtgtgtgtttctgacggtgtgtgtgtttctttgtgcagCTTGCTGTCCTGGACTTGAGTGCAGCAGACGGACAGGGTGGAGGGACAAACCGTAAGCAGGTTTTATTAAGAGTGTTCATTTTGTCTGGTgaacactcatacacacacactcacactcacacacacacacgctcataaAACACTGAACGTTAACTtccaggagtcagacagagggTTTTAACACAGCTGCTCCCAACTCCCCATCAGTCTGTTTAATACACACTGTGTGTTCTCATGTGATCCGTATTTACCTTGTTGATCACAGATCAGTGAGTGTCGGTTCCCTGCAGGTGCTTCAATAGTTAAGATCACCTCAGACACAGTGGTTCTAGTTTGTCAGTGTTTACATGATGCtggactctgtctctctctgtctgcaggacGATACATTCCTCCACATTTACGGAACAGCGACGCTCCCACAAATGGTGTGTAGCAGCATCAGTGTAAAGCTGTCCTGTGGAGTTTTCctataataatgataagaatAACACAAGGCTAAGACTAGCAAACAGTCAGGGTGAGTCTGTAAACGGACTTTTTGAGTATCCACAGGTCTTTGTTTACGTCCATGTGAGACAGCCGGGATGAGCCTGCTGTCAGCTGGTGATCAGTAcatgtgtgagggagagagtgtagaaacaaaacaaaggtcCCTCATGGCGTGTGTCTGGATGTAAAACTCCACAGGGCACCTTTGTTACCTGCTCCTGTTGGAGATAGAACTGAACTGAaggtgtgtttctgttcagCAGGAAACGCCTTTGCTGCGGGTCGACAGGGCGGCTACACCATCGCTCCAACGCCAACCTGTaagtgtgtctgtgattggACTGACCTCTACACTGTGATACATTCAGCATGTTTGAATCAGACTAATGCACACATCTAGGatctgggcgataattcgataacaataattatggtgattagggatgggcaataaTTCAATacatatttagatttatttaaacctgtagttacacccccaaccactggaaagggagggggcgctaatgtgtcttaaacgctTGTTGCCACCCAGCATtagtcagaagaagaagacggcattgaacagccaatcatgtcgcagggtgagaggtaggcggggcttaaagatgtaaagcagagtcgttagtctgacactgtgtagACTCTGCGTTAAATATTAACTCAATACACTtcatcatgataacatcttattcagtatcgcccagctctacactCGCCTCATGTTCACTACCatctgacagagacagagagacaaggTTCCCTCCTATGGGACGCTGCCTCCCTCCATCTTTAGGAAGATGATCTGTCCCCGGTCTATCATTATCTAAGACCTGAATCTGACCTGTCAATCATTGTGCTGTCATGCAGACGGCTGGGATGGTGGACGAAACAACTTTGTCAATGGATACCATGACAACCGCATGGCGGGCGGGAACTCCTTCAGCCGCGGCCCGCCCAGAATGGAGCGGGGTCGAGGAAGCATAGGAGGAGGTTATCGCGGCAACAGAGGAGGGGCCTTCAACCCCATCAACCCTGCTCAGCCAATGGGATTCGCCGGCTACGAAAACAAAGGTGGGAACTTCTATTAGTCATTGAGAGCACTTTTTAAATTCCGTGTTTCCACCCTCTGATTGACCCGCTCCTCTGGAAACAGACGCAGGAGGctggaacacaaacaaagacgCCTACAGCAGCTTCAGCAACAACAGAGGGAAATCTGCTTTCTTCAACGACAgaggaaacaacaacagaggaCGGTGAGACGGCACAAAGAGTTAATGTCAAACAGAGAActcctgactgtgtgtgtgtgtgagatgtgtTGGGTAAACTGAAGATTCATGTTGATTTATTGAACACCTGTGTTTTCAGTCAGTAAATTAGAGTACATTACAGACTTCACTTTTCCACTGATGTCAGGGGTCATTCACAAAGTACCAGAAGTCCACCAGGGACACAAATCCTGCGTGAAAACCTATAAAGCCtaacctgtctctgtctctctgtctgtgtgtctatctccatgtctctgtctgcacctccgtctctctgtctctgtctccgtGTGTCCTTAGGTTTGATCAAGGGGgatttggaggaggaggaggtaataGCCGCTGGGTGGAGGAGCCCCGAGATGAAGGAGACTGGTCCAAACCGACTCCACGAAACGAACGACTTGAACAGTAAGGCTGGTATTATATGAACAAATTCAGACCATTTTAATCTGGTCCAGTCTGGTTTAATCTGACTGTCTCGGACTTCCTGTCTGTTCATGAAAAGTCTTTACACTGTTGGTTTAGAAAACAAAGAattgaaaaatgtgtatttttattgttacaattgttattatttttcttcataacaaaaacatctgtgtgtgtgtgtgtgtttgcttttcagTGAGCTGTTCTCTGGCAGCAACACGGGGATCAACTTTGAGAAATATGATGACATTCCTGTAGAGGCCACAGGACAGAACTGTCCTCACCACATCGAGAGTGTGAGACAAGCattcattctcacacacacaatcaaacacacGAGCATGCAGGACCTTTGAGgtttttctaatgtgtgtgtttgtgtgtagttcCAGGATGTGGACATGGGGGAGATCGTCATGGGGAACATTGCTCTGAGTCGTTACACCAGACCCACCCCTGTTCAGAAATACGCAATTCCTATCGTCAAATCAAAGAGAGACCTGATGGCTTGCGCTCAAACAGGTAACATTTTACAGCTGCACACTATCACCATGACAAAAAACCGTTACACATCGATCAGAATGACTGATGAGTGTCTTTGCAGGTTCTGGAAAGACTGCAGCGTTCCTCCTGCCCATCCTGAGTCAGATCTACACGACCGGACCAGGAGAGGCTCTGAACGCATCCAAAGCCACTGGACAGGTGAGCTATCGCCTGTTTAATCAGCCTATACAACATACTTCAACAGACCCTCGAAGTCCTCTGGTGACCTCTGCTGTCAGCTCTAATGTTCTGTCACTATTGTGCTGTTTTGTTCTGGTTGTGTTACAGGAGAATGGGAAGTATGGGCGACGTAAGCAGTACCCTATGGCTCTAGTGCTGGCTCCAACCAGAGAGCTGGCTCTGCAGATCTACGACGAGGCCAGGAAGGTACACTCTCACACCCAAACGCAGCACTGCTTCTACACACTGaaacgcacacacgcgcacacacagcCTTTCCTCACACTGAACAACAGCTCCCTAACTCTCTCTGTGGTCTGTTGTCAGTTTTCGTATCGGTCCAGAGTCCGGCCCTGTGTGGTGTACGGTGGAGCAGACATTGGCCAGCAGATCAGAGACCTGGAGCGAggctgccacctgctggttgCAACTCCTGGACGTCTGGTTgacatgatggagagaggaaagatTGGACTAGACTACTGCAagtaagacacacacacgcaggagaAGAAACCGGTATGAACGGATCaatctgaaatgtttttgtgtctgatCTCATTTATGTGTGACCTCCTTTAGTTACCTGGTCCTGGATGAGGCAGATCGGATGTTGGACATGGGGTTCGAGCCTCAAATCAGACGTATCGTCGAACAGGACACCATGCCCCATAAAGGAATCAGACAGACCATGATGTTCAGTGCCACCTTCCCCAAAGAGATCCAGgtacattaacacacacacacatcacctgCAGGATGAGCGTCACAGGGCGTCAGTCTGAATCTGTTTGACCTCACCTTTTAAACTCCGTGTCCCCACCTCAGATCCTGGCCCGAGACTTCCTGGAGGAGTACATCTTCCTGGCGGTGGGCAGAGTGGGCTCCACCTCTGAGAACATCACCCAGAAGGTGGTGTGGGTGGAGGAAAGCGACAAGAGGTCCTTCCTGCTCGACCTGCTCAGCGCTACAGGTGAGGGGAGGGCAGAAATACCGGGGGGGGGGGTAATACCACGGAGTGAGCTCAgtaaaccctgactctcttTGAGTAAGCGGGCTCGACAGACCCCGAAGCTCTAGGTTTAATGAAGCCGGTTATGAACTTCCTCCTTTCGGCTTCACTGAGCGCGCTCACATGAAAGGGGGCATTAAGTGTGTCATTTGACGTTAGTGCTGTAGTCTGAATCCAgaagatccagaggaacctacgggacaagggagcccagggacttcagaaaggtctatggttagtaacactaatgggacaggaagagttaaagtaagagacagacatagagagaagagagagggaaagacaggatcccagtgtgtcagttccccagcTAGtttaagtctatagcagtctaagcctatagcagtctaagcctgtatcagtctaagcctataacatcATAACTatagcacacacacatccaggtgTAGTGAAATGTTCACCTGTTGGTGgtctggttttatttaaagtcatCCCCAGTGAGGTTCAGGACTCTTCTGGAGACGCCGTAGAGAAACCCGGTAAGCTGGTCAGAGTATAAATAcatctatatttttattattctgccTGCTCTGTCGCACACACTCTTCATGTTTTTTGGGTGACTGTGATTCATTTTGAATgaaacgtgtttttttttttttatttcatggttCAGGTTTGCCTGGCTGATCTCAGACCCGCCTGCCGTGATAACGTTTTTTCATTTACGTTCCGTTTTGTTGTCgtggaaatgtttttattgatttggaTAGAAATCAGAGGATCGGACTCTGTTCGTCACAGCCGCCATTCTTTAGTTCAAGATTTCATCCACACGCTTCTGCTGCCTGCTGCTCGTCTTTGTTCACAGTAAAACATTGTCTTGGTTTGTGGATATTTAAAGTGCATGTTACtgtgtatcacacacacacacacacacacacacaaaagactAACAGCAGTGTTGATCAGGATGAATATCTGAATGAGCTGCTTTCATGATTTAACAGATTGGTTGAGCAAAAGAAAATTTACTCTTCacggttattattattattttaattgacagtattgtaattattttttaattattattaaagttaTCTTTATTATATGTATTGCTATtgttattatagttattatcatatttttattatgattagcattatcattgttattataatgatattgtatgtattttcttttttaattattatatttattttttgccatatttattattattattttaaaggtcagtattattattttgctattgttattattattgatttaactttatcattgtttattattatattagtaTAATTGATATTATTTTAATGGATAGTTCTTGTTATTGCTAttgttatttcttttcttttgtaatggtcattattattattatttttattagcagCATTCGATGGGAGAGCCCTGAAGGAACCCTTAGCTTTTttacttctttctgtcttcctttccttccttcttgcTCCTAACGAATCACACATTTAGAGGCCTTGCATTTTCTTCCTAAATTTACCAAATTGGAAATTGAGGGTTGAGCGTCTGATTTCAGCGATATACAGGATGTATAGTTGGAAAAACTTGCCCGCTATACTAGCAATGAAGTGTATCCTCACTGTGATCAGGAGATGGGTCAGGTTTTTGAAGCtgatgtgaggtgtgtgtgttaacagaCATTTTATGTGATCAGCATGGCTGCTCAGATTCAGaaaattcaaatcaaatcacaacaagtgtCACCTTAAGTGTGCactgtatttttaacattttcac from Notolabrus celidotus isolate fNotCel1 chromosome 24, fNotCel1.pri, whole genome shotgun sequence harbors:
- the LOC117808072 gene encoding ATP-dependent RNA helicase DDX3X-like isoform X4; protein product: MSHVAVENVHGLEQQLAVLDLSAADGQGGGTNRRYIPPHLRNSDAPTNAGNAFAAGRQGGYTIAPTPTYGWDGGRNNFVNGYHDNRMAGGNSFSRGPPRMERGRGSIGGGYRGNRGGAFNPINPAQPMGFAGYENKDAGGWNTNKDAYSSFSNNRGKSAFFNDRGNNNRGRFDQGGFGGGGGNSRWVEEPRDEGDWSKPTPRNERLEHELFSGSNTGINFEKYDDIPVEATGQNCPHHIESFQDVDMGEIVMGNIALSRYTRPTPVQKYAIPIVKSKRDLMACAQTGSGKTAAFLLPILSQIYTTGPGEALNASKATGQENGKYGRRKQYPMALVLAPTRELALQIYDEARKFSYRSRVRPCVVYGGADIGQQIRDLERGCHLLVATPGRLVDMMERGKIGLDYCNYLVLDEADRMLDMGFEPQIRRIVEQDTMPHKGIRQTMMFSATFPKEIQILARDFLEEYIFLAVGRVGSTSENITQKVVWVEESDKRSFLLDLLSATGKDSLTLVFVETKKGADALEDFLYREGYACTSIHGDRSQRDREEALSQFRSGKCPILVATAVAARGLDISNVKHVINFDLPSDIEEYVHRIGRTGRVGNLGLATSFFNDKNGNITKDLLDILVEAKQEVPSWLESLAYEHQHKSTNRGRSKRFSGGFGARDYRQTAAGGNAGGFGGRGGRNQAGHGGNRGFGGGGFSNFYTSDGYGGNYTHSQVDWWGN
- the LOC117808072 gene encoding ATP-dependent RNA helicase DDX3X-like isoform X5; the encoded protein is MSHVAVENVHGLEQQLAVLDLSAADGQGGGTNRNAFAAGRQGGYTIAPTPTYGWDGGRNNFVNGYHDNRMAGGNSFSRGPPRMERGRGSIGGGYRGNRGGAFNPINPAQPMGFAGYENKDAGGWNTNKDAYSSFSNNRGKSAFFNDRGNNNRGRFDQGGFGGGGGNSRWVEEPRDEGDWSKPTPRNERLEHELFSGSNTGINFEKYDDIPVEATGQNCPHHIESFQDVDMGEIVMGNIALSRYTRPTPVQKYAIPIVKSKRDLMACAQTGSGKTAAFLLPILSQIYTTGPGEALNASKATGQENGKYGRRKQYPMALVLAPTRELALQIYDEARKFSYRSRVRPCVVYGGADIGQQIRDLERGCHLLVATPGRLVDMMERGKIGLDYCNYLVLDEADRMLDMGFEPQIRRIVEQDTMPHKGIRQTMMFSATFPKEIQILARDFLEEYIFLAVGRVGSTSENITQKVVWVEESDKRSFLLDLLSATVIPSEVQDSSGDAVEKPGKDSLTLVFVETKKGADALEDFLYREGYACTSIHGDRSQRDREEALSQFRSGKCPILVATAVAARGLDISNVKHVINFDLPSDIEEYVHRIGRTGRVGNLGLATSFFNDKNGNITKDLLDILVEAKQEVPSWLESLAYEHQHKSTNRGRSKRFSGGFGARDYRQTAAGGNAGGFGGRGGRNQAGHGGNRGFGGGGFSNFYTSDGYGGNYTHSQVDWWGN
- the LOC117808072 gene encoding ATP-dependent RNA helicase DDX3X-like isoform X8; protein product: MSHVAVENVHGLEQQLAVLDLSAADGQGGGTNRNAFAAGRQGGYTIAPTPTYGWDGGRNNFVNGYHDNRMAGGNSFSRGPPRMERGRGSIGGGYRGNRGGAFNPINPAQPMGFAGYENKDAGGWNTNKDAYSSFSNNRGKSAFFNDRGNNNRGRFDQGGFGGGGGNSRWVEEPRDEGDWSKPTPRNERLEHELFSGSNTGINFEKYDDIPVEATGQNCPHHIESFQDVDMGEIVMGNIALSRYTRPTPVQKYAIPIVKSKRDLMACAQTGSGKTAAFLLPILSQIYTTGPGEALNASKATGQENGKYGRRKQYPMALVLAPTRELALQIYDEARKFSYRSRVRPCVVYGGADIGQQIRDLERGCHLLVATPGRLVDMMERGKIGLDYCNYLVLDEADRMLDMGFEPQIRRIVEQDTMPHKGIRQTMMFSATFPKEIQILARDFLEEYIFLAVGRVGSTSENITQKVVWVEESDKRSFLLDLLSATGKDSLTLVFVETKKGADALEDFLYREGYACTSIHGDRSQRDREEALSQFRSGKCPILVATAVAARGLDISNVKHVINFDLPSDIEEYVHRIGRTGRVGNLGLATSFFNDKNGNITKDLLDILVEAKQEVPSWLESLAYEHQHKSTNRGRSKRFSGGFGARDYRQTAAGGNAGGFGGRGGRNQAGHGGNRGFGGGGFSNFYTSDGYGGNYTHSQVDWWGN
- the LOC117808072 gene encoding ATP-dependent RNA helicase DDX3X-like isoform X6, translated to MSHVAVENVHGLEQQLAVLDLSAADGQGGGTNRRYIPPHLRNSDAPTNGNAFAAGRQGGYTIAPTPTYGWDGGRNNFVNGYHDNRMAGGNSFSRGPPRMERGRGSIGGGYRGNRGGAFNPINPAQPMGFAGYENKDAGGWNTNKDAYSSFSNNRGKSAFFNDRGNNNRGRFDQGGFGGGGGNSRWVEEPRDEGDWSKPTPRNERLEHELFSGSNTGINFEKYDDIPVEATGQNCPHHIESFQDVDMGEIVMGNIALSRYTRPTPVQKYAIPIVKSKRDLMACAQTGSGKTAAFLLPILSQIYTTGPGEALNASKATGQENGKYGRRKQYPMALVLAPTRELALQIYDEARKFSYRSRVRPCVVYGGADIGQQIRDLERGCHLLVATPGRLVDMMERGKIGLDYCNYLVLDEADRMLDMGFEPQIRRIVEQDTMPHKGIRQTMMFSATFPKEIQILARDFLEEYIFLAVGRVGSTSENITQKVVWVEESDKRSFLLDLLSATGKDSLTLVFVETKKGADALEDFLYREGYACTSIHGDRSQRDREEALSQFRSGKCPILVATAVAARGLDISNVKHVINFDLPSDIEEYVHRIGRTGRVGNLGLATSFFNDKNGNITKDLLDILVEAKQEVPSWLESLAYEHQHKSTNRGRSKRFSGGFGARDYRQTAAGGNAGGFGGRGGRNQAGHGGNRGFGGGGFSNFYTSDGYGGNYTHSQVDWWGN
- the LOC117808072 gene encoding ATP-dependent RNA helicase DDX3X-like isoform X3 — protein: MSHVAVENVHGLEQQLAVLDLSAADGQGGGTNPGNAFAAGRQGGYTIAPTPTYGWDGGRNNFVNGYHDNRMAGGNSFSRGPPRMERGRGSIGGGYRGNRGGAFNPINPAQPMGFAGYENKDAGGWNTNKDAYSSFSNNRGKSAFFNDRGNNNRGRFDQGGFGGGGGNSRWVEEPRDEGDWSKPTPRNERLEHELFSGSNTGINFEKYDDIPVEATGQNCPHHIESFQDVDMGEIVMGNIALSRYTRPTPVQKYAIPIVKSKRDLMACAQTGSGKTAAFLLPILSQIYTTGPGEALNASKATGQENGKYGRRKQYPMALVLAPTRELALQIYDEARKFSYRSRVRPCVVYGGADIGQQIRDLERGCHLLVATPGRLVDMMERGKIGLDYCNYLVLDEADRMLDMGFEPQIRRIVEQDTMPHKGIRQTMMFSATFPKEIQILARDFLEEYIFLAVGRVGSTSENITQKVVWVEESDKRSFLLDLLSATVIPSEVQDSSGDAVEKPGKDSLTLVFVETKKGADALEDFLYREGYACTSIHGDRSQRDREEALSQFRSGKCPILVATAVAARGLDISNVKHVINFDLPSDIEEYVHRIGRTGRVGNLGLATSFFNDKNGNITKDLLDILVEAKQEVPSWLESLAYEHQHKSTNRGRSKRFSGGFGARDYRQTAAGGNAGGFGGRGGRNQAGHGGNRGFGGGGFSNFYTSDGYGGNYTHSQVDWWGN
- the LOC117808072 gene encoding ATP-dependent RNA helicase DDX3X-like isoform X1 translates to MSHVAVENVHGLEQQLAVLDLSAADGQGGGTNRRYIPPHLRNSDAPTNAGNAFAAGRQGGYTIAPTPTYGWDGGRNNFVNGYHDNRMAGGNSFSRGPPRMERGRGSIGGGYRGNRGGAFNPINPAQPMGFAGYENKDAGGWNTNKDAYSSFSNNRGKSAFFNDRGNNNRGRFDQGGFGGGGGNSRWVEEPRDEGDWSKPTPRNERLEHELFSGSNTGINFEKYDDIPVEATGQNCPHHIESFQDVDMGEIVMGNIALSRYTRPTPVQKYAIPIVKSKRDLMACAQTGSGKTAAFLLPILSQIYTTGPGEALNASKATGQENGKYGRRKQYPMALVLAPTRELALQIYDEARKFSYRSRVRPCVVYGGADIGQQIRDLERGCHLLVATPGRLVDMMERGKIGLDYCNYLVLDEADRMLDMGFEPQIRRIVEQDTMPHKGIRQTMMFSATFPKEIQILARDFLEEYIFLAVGRVGSTSENITQKVVWVEESDKRSFLLDLLSATVIPSEVQDSSGDAVEKPGKDSLTLVFVETKKGADALEDFLYREGYACTSIHGDRSQRDREEALSQFRSGKCPILVATAVAARGLDISNVKHVINFDLPSDIEEYVHRIGRTGRVGNLGLATSFFNDKNGNITKDLLDILVEAKQEVPSWLESLAYEHQHKSTNRGRSKRFSGGFGARDYRQTAAGGNAGGFGGRGGRNQAGHGGNRGFGGGGFSNFYTSDGYGGNYTHSQVDWWGN
- the LOC117808072 gene encoding ATP-dependent RNA helicase DDX3X-like isoform X7 → MSHVAVENVHGLEQQLAVLDLSAADGQGGGTNPGNAFAAGRQGGYTIAPTPTYGWDGGRNNFVNGYHDNRMAGGNSFSRGPPRMERGRGSIGGGYRGNRGGAFNPINPAQPMGFAGYENKDAGGWNTNKDAYSSFSNNRGKSAFFNDRGNNNRGRFDQGGFGGGGGNSRWVEEPRDEGDWSKPTPRNERLEHELFSGSNTGINFEKYDDIPVEATGQNCPHHIESFQDVDMGEIVMGNIALSRYTRPTPVQKYAIPIVKSKRDLMACAQTGSGKTAAFLLPILSQIYTTGPGEALNASKATGQENGKYGRRKQYPMALVLAPTRELALQIYDEARKFSYRSRVRPCVVYGGADIGQQIRDLERGCHLLVATPGRLVDMMERGKIGLDYCNYLVLDEADRMLDMGFEPQIRRIVEQDTMPHKGIRQTMMFSATFPKEIQILARDFLEEYIFLAVGRVGSTSENITQKVVWVEESDKRSFLLDLLSATGKDSLTLVFVETKKGADALEDFLYREGYACTSIHGDRSQRDREEALSQFRSGKCPILVATAVAARGLDISNVKHVINFDLPSDIEEYVHRIGRTGRVGNLGLATSFFNDKNGNITKDLLDILVEAKQEVPSWLESLAYEHQHKSTNRGRSKRFSGGFGARDYRQTAAGGNAGGFGGRGGRNQAGHGGNRGFGGGGFSNFYTSDGYGGNYTHSQVDWWGN
- the LOC117808072 gene encoding ATP-dependent RNA helicase DDX3X-like isoform X2: MSHVAVENVHGLEQQLAVLDLSAADGQGGGTNRRYIPPHLRNSDAPTNGNAFAAGRQGGYTIAPTPTYGWDGGRNNFVNGYHDNRMAGGNSFSRGPPRMERGRGSIGGGYRGNRGGAFNPINPAQPMGFAGYENKDAGGWNTNKDAYSSFSNNRGKSAFFNDRGNNNRGRFDQGGFGGGGGNSRWVEEPRDEGDWSKPTPRNERLEHELFSGSNTGINFEKYDDIPVEATGQNCPHHIESFQDVDMGEIVMGNIALSRYTRPTPVQKYAIPIVKSKRDLMACAQTGSGKTAAFLLPILSQIYTTGPGEALNASKATGQENGKYGRRKQYPMALVLAPTRELALQIYDEARKFSYRSRVRPCVVYGGADIGQQIRDLERGCHLLVATPGRLVDMMERGKIGLDYCNYLVLDEADRMLDMGFEPQIRRIVEQDTMPHKGIRQTMMFSATFPKEIQILARDFLEEYIFLAVGRVGSTSENITQKVVWVEESDKRSFLLDLLSATVIPSEVQDSSGDAVEKPGKDSLTLVFVETKKGADALEDFLYREGYACTSIHGDRSQRDREEALSQFRSGKCPILVATAVAARGLDISNVKHVINFDLPSDIEEYVHRIGRTGRVGNLGLATSFFNDKNGNITKDLLDILVEAKQEVPSWLESLAYEHQHKSTNRGRSKRFSGGFGARDYRQTAAGGNAGGFGGRGGRNQAGHGGNRGFGGGGFSNFYTSDGYGGNYTHSQVDWWGN